A part of Novipirellula artificiosorum genomic DNA contains:
- a CDS encoding replication-associated recombination protein A has product MPKSQSLFSDTEEDNLRSAQPLAARLRPRTLSEFIGQHQILGEGKLLRRMIDSGRLGSIILFGPPGTGKTTLARLLASETGCRLQGVSAVTSGVKELREVLSWARDLVSVGEPRPILFVDEIHRFSKSQQDALLPDVEDGIVSLIGATTSNPHFAVNGALLSRSQLFGLQPLAPAEIRVLIDHALSDRERGFGNQTIDLEEEAIEFLCEASEGDARRALSALEIAVLSANDRGETITRDIMAESIGSRLSGYDGSGDDHYDLISALIKSIRGSDVDAGMYWLARMLEGGEDVRFLCRRLVILASEDVGNADPRALTIAVSAMQACEFVGLPECQLTLSQTVAYLALAPKSNAATLAIGAARRDVREKQVVPVPKHLRCTHYAGAKSLGHGDGYQYSHDNEGGVAEQDYLGVDRTYYEPVDRGFEKQLQARLNELNEQLGKAKPTTR; this is encoded by the coding sequence ATGCCTAAAAGCCAATCTTTGTTTTCGGATACCGAAGAAGACAACCTTCGCTCGGCTCAACCGTTGGCCGCCCGCTTGCGACCGCGGACTCTAAGTGAATTTATCGGCCAACACCAGATTCTAGGGGAAGGGAAACTGTTGCGGCGTATGATCGATTCCGGTCGACTCGGTTCGATCATCTTGTTCGGCCCTCCTGGAACCGGCAAGACCACCTTGGCACGACTGTTGGCGTCCGAGACCGGCTGCCGGCTGCAAGGTGTCAGCGCCGTAACCAGCGGCGTCAAGGAGCTCCGCGAGGTTCTGTCTTGGGCCCGGGATCTCGTTTCGGTAGGTGAACCGCGACCGATTTTGTTCGTTGATGAAATTCATCGTTTCAGCAAGAGCCAACAAGATGCTCTTCTGCCCGATGTGGAAGACGGAATCGTTTCACTGATCGGTGCAACTACCAGCAACCCCCATTTTGCCGTTAATGGTGCTTTGTTGTCACGAAGCCAATTGTTTGGACTTCAACCACTGGCACCCGCCGAGATTCGCGTCCTGATCGATCATGCGTTGTCCGATCGCGAACGAGGTTTTGGAAATCAGACGATCGATTTAGAAGAAGAGGCGATCGAATTCCTCTGCGAAGCAAGTGAAGGTGATGCTCGACGGGCGCTGTCGGCGTTGGAGATCGCGGTGTTGAGCGCAAACGATCGTGGGGAAACCATCACACGGGACATCATGGCCGAGTCGATCGGTAGCCGGCTAAGCGGCTATGACGGCAGCGGTGACGATCACTATGATTTGATCAGCGCGCTGATCAAGAGCATCCGTGGCAGCGATGTCGACGCCGGGATGTATTGGCTCGCACGGATGCTCGAAGGGGGCGAGGATGTTCGCTTTCTCTGTCGCCGTTTGGTGATTTTGGCAAGCGAAGATGTGGGCAATGCGGATCCCCGCGCCTTGACGATCGCCGTCTCTGCGATGCAGGCGTGCGAGTTCGTCGGATTGCCCGAGTGTCAACTGACCCTTAGCCAAACGGTCGCCTACCTTGCGTTAGCACCCAAAAGCAATGCAGCGACGCTAGCGATCGGCGCCGCACGGCGTGACGTCCGAGAAAAACAGGTCGTTCCTGTTCCGAAACACCTCCGCTGCACCCACTACGCAGGTGCAAAATCGTTGGGGCACGGTGACGGTTATCAGTACAGTCACGACAACGAGGGTGGCGTCGCAGAACAGGACTATTTGGGAGTCGATCGGACCTACTACGAACCGGTGGATCGCGGATTCGAAAAGCAGCTTCAAGCAAGATTGAACGAACTCAACGAACAGCTCGGAAAAGCTAAACCAACAACACGCTAG
- a CDS encoding MgtC/SapB family protein: protein MPNSESYLAIALSVGLGLLVGLQRQWKASEVAGIRTFPLITMLGAIMALVSGGQSQWPIGAGLLGVASLLVMANLIKVNAGKVDPGITTESAALLMFGVGVALGYGMNGPAIVVTGVVSVLLQWKRLLHDWVSRIGENDLRGITNLVLISLVILPLLPDQTYGPYQVLNPYKIWLMVVLIVGISMVAYVLYKVLGAGVGAILGGILGGLISSTATTVSYARQTKSNPSISSIAALVIVIASTIVNVRVIGEIALVAPKLLQAALPPIAIVLAVMVLECIVLLLLLRRTDTQLPDHENPSQLKPAIVFGALYAVVLFIVAAAKHHFGNEALYVIAMISGLTDVDAITLSTAKMFQDGNLDETIAWRVILIATMSNLVFKAVAVAILGSRRLFVYVLILFAIAFLAATALLAYWPDTLLPSSYASVFSNP from the coding sequence ATGCCGAACTCCGAATCCTATCTGGCGATTGCGCTGTCGGTTGGCCTTGGGCTGCTGGTGGGCCTGCAACGACAATGGAAAGCATCCGAAGTCGCGGGGATTCGGACATTTCCGTTGATCACGATGCTTGGGGCAATCATGGCGTTGGTTTCGGGGGGACAGTCTCAATGGCCGATTGGCGCGGGTTTGCTCGGCGTCGCGTCGCTGTTGGTCATGGCGAATCTGATCAAAGTGAACGCCGGCAAGGTCGATCCAGGGATTACCACCGAATCGGCTGCTTTGTTGATGTTTGGGGTGGGTGTTGCATTGGGCTACGGCATGAATGGTCCCGCCATTGTCGTAACGGGCGTCGTTTCCGTGTTGCTTCAATGGAAGCGACTTTTGCACGACTGGGTTTCACGAATCGGTGAAAACGACCTGCGCGGGATCACCAACTTGGTTTTGATCTCGCTGGTGATTCTTCCCCTTTTACCCGATCAGACGTATGGCCCCTATCAAGTGCTGAATCCCTACAAGATCTGGCTGATGGTCGTCCTGATCGTCGGCATCAGCATGGTCGCGTATGTCTTGTACAAGGTCCTCGGGGCGGGGGTGGGTGCCATTCTGGGTGGCATCTTGGGCGGGCTCATTTCCAGCACCGCGACAACGGTCAGTTACGCAAGGCAGACCAAGAGCAATCCATCGATCAGTTCCATCGCAGCCCTTGTCATTGTGATTGCGTCGACCATCGTCAATGTTCGAGTGATAGGCGAGATCGCGTTGGTTGCGCCGAAGTTGCTGCAAGCGGCGCTGCCACCGATTGCAATCGTGTTGGCCGTCATGGTTCTCGAATGCATCGTGCTGCTCTTGTTGCTTCGTCGAACCGACACGCAATTGCCCGATCATGAAAATCCGTCGCAGCTGAAACCCGCGATCGTGTTCGGAGCACTTTATGCGGTCGTTCTTTTCATTGTTGCCGCCGCCAAACATCACTTTGGCAATGAAGCATTGTACGTCATTGCCATGATCTCAGGGTTGACCGACGTGGATGCGATCACGCTTTCGACGGCCAAGATGTTCCAAGATGGCAATCTCGACGAGACCATCGCCTGGCGGGTGATTTTGATCGCGACGATGTCGAACCTCGTTTTCAAAGCGGTCGCGGTCGCGATCCTGGGCAGTCGTCGTTTGTTTGTTTACGTGCTGATCCTTTTTGCGATCGCCTTCCTTGCCGCAACGGCACTGCTCGCTTATTGGCCCGACACGTTGCTGCCGTCAAGCTACGCCAGCGTATTTTCGAACCCTTGA
- a CDS encoding DUF1207 domain-containing protein: MGSWLGSGFSARAADDAPLQMPTIGSQDGELELLGSGLMTEAETVQMPQPGPAFIDEEGPVPNWALESAEYYEQSSEVVPLYDNTSNRSVQSYFDDTGASLVPNASYPYGEPSCAEPWTWTALPDGLLWHSYLAAPHEPRISTVIFGDTDHGIYWDATLGGRVGLLRYGTGDARGGQGWQWDVEGAAMTRLNIREQEDVESVDFRFGTLITTRQGNWGAKFGYFHISSHVGDEYLIRNPLFERINYVTESLVLGGSLYPNERVRIYGESALAVKRSGGAKPWQFQTGFEYTGIPVSRTSGNPFFAVNLDLREAVDFDPAWTLQTGWQWKGSKSGNQFRTGLQYHNGPTSQFEFFYEDEHYLGGGVWYDY; this comes from the coding sequence ATGGGCAGCTGGCTGGGCAGCGGATTTTCCGCGCGCGCTGCCGATGACGCGCCGCTGCAAATGCCCACGATTGGCTCCCAGGACGGTGAGCTGGAATTGCTCGGAAGCGGCTTGATGACTGAGGCCGAGACCGTGCAGATGCCTCAACCCGGTCCAGCATTCATCGATGAGGAGGGCCCCGTACCGAATTGGGCTTTGGAGTCTGCCGAGTACTACGAGCAGAGCTCCGAGGTCGTGCCGCTGTACGATAACACGAGCAACCGTAGCGTCCAGAGCTATTTCGACGATACCGGTGCATCCCTCGTTCCGAATGCTTCCTATCCCTACGGCGAGCCGAGTTGTGCGGAGCCTTGGACTTGGACGGCATTGCCAGACGGCTTGCTTTGGCATTCCTATCTGGCGGCACCACACGAACCGAGGATTTCGACGGTCATTTTCGGAGACACCGACCATGGCATTTACTGGGATGCGACTCTCGGTGGCCGCGTAGGACTATTGCGATACGGGACCGGTGATGCCCGAGGCGGACAAGGCTGGCAGTGGGACGTCGAAGGCGCCGCGATGACAAGACTCAACATTCGGGAACAGGAAGACGTTGAATCGGTCGACTTTCGATTTGGCACACTGATCACGACGCGTCAGGGCAATTGGGGGGCAAAGTTCGGCTACTTTCACATCAGTTCCCATGTTGGCGACGAGTACTTGATTCGCAACCCGCTGTTCGAACGAATCAACTATGTAACCGAATCACTGGTACTCGGTGGCAGCCTTTATCCAAACGAACGCGTTCGGATCTATGGTGAATCCGCTTTGGCGGTAAAGCGATCCGGGGGCGCAAAGCCGTGGCAGTTTCAAACAGGTTTCGAGTACACCGGTATCCCGGTGAGCCGAACATCAGGCAATCCATTTTTTGCAGTGAATTTGGATCTCCGTGAAGCGGTCGATTTTGATCCCGCGTGGACTCTGCAAACGGGCTGGCAATGGAAAGGCAGCAAATCTGGAAACCAGTTCCGAACGGGATTGCAGTACCATAACGGTCCCACCAGCCAGTTTGAATTTTTCTACGAAGACGAGCACTATCTTGGCGGTGGCGTCTGGTACGACTACTAG
- a CDS encoding DMT family transporter — MNHPDASTRDYLKLHFIILMWGFTGVLGELIDLPAIELVWFRCVLAACTLAMILRSQIRIERRDALRLGCVGAMIGLHWVLFFLAVKISNVSVCMVGMATTSLWTAILEPLMLPAAKFRRGDLVFGFLIILAVAGIVRSELDHSLGFAVAIASAIVAAIFSILNSPFAKRLDHRVIAFYEMIGAALFCGLCFPVSAYWLSEGRGLDLRPGLFDSIYLVVLAVVCTVYAFSQYVELLKRMSVFTINFANNLEPVYGMLMGALLFADYQSLGVGFYAGAVAIAILVLLHTKLSRRKPMAVN; from the coding sequence ATGAATCATCCTGACGCGTCGACCCGCGATTACCTGAAACTCCACTTCATCATCTTGATGTGGGGTTTTACTGGCGTGCTAGGCGAACTGATCGATCTGCCCGCGATCGAATTGGTTTGGTTTCGCTGTGTTCTCGCGGCGTGCACCCTGGCAATGATCCTGCGTTCTCAGATTCGAATCGAACGCCGCGATGCACTTCGTCTGGGGTGCGTTGGGGCGATGATTGGGTTGCACTGGGTTTTGTTTTTCCTGGCGGTCAAGATTTCCAATGTCTCCGTCTGCATGGTCGGCATGGCCACCACGTCGCTATGGACCGCGATCCTCGAACCCTTGATGTTACCCGCGGCCAAATTTCGACGAGGCGATCTTGTTTTTGGTTTCCTAATTATTTTGGCCGTCGCTGGGATTGTCCGCAGCGAGCTTGATCATTCTCTCGGCTTTGCGGTCGCGATCGCTTCGGCCATCGTTGCAGCGATCTTTTCGATCTTGAACAGCCCCTTTGCAAAACGACTGGACCATCGCGTGATTGCATTTTACGAGATGATCGGAGCGGCACTGTTTTGCGGCCTTTGTTTCCCCGTCTCTGCGTACTGGCTCAGCGAAGGACGCGGCCTCGACCTCCGTCCCGGCTTGTTCGACTCGATCTACTTGGTTGTGCTCGCAGTCGTTTGCACGGTTTACGCGTTCAGCCAGTATGTCGAGCTCTTGAAGCGAATGAGTGTTTTCACGATCAATTTCGCGAACAATTTGGAACCGGTTTATGGGATGTTGATGGGGGCACTTTTGTTTGCGGATTATCAATCCCTGGGCGTCGGTTTCTATGCGGGCGCGGTCGCGATTGCTATTCTTGTATTATTGCATACGAAGCTATCACGACGAAAACCCATGGCAGTCAATTGA
- a CDS encoding (2Fe-2S) ferredoxin domain-containing protein: MSTLKPALKSAQRQCEKLGLGGDQKMILVCMDQRTEKCASSKQMVESWKYLKRRLKELKLEKRGGVVRVKISCVDICRGGPILAIMPDGIWYGGCTPAVIDRILMEHLANGKPVEEYVIASKSL, from the coding sequence TTGAGCACTCTAAAACCCGCACTCAAATCCGCTCAGCGGCAATGCGAGAAGCTTGGCCTTGGCGGTGACCAGAAGATGATCCTCGTTTGCATGGATCAAAGAACCGAAAAGTGCGCGAGTTCGAAGCAGATGGTCGAGTCGTGGAAGTATCTGAAGCGACGCCTGAAAGAACTCAAATTGGAGAAACGGGGTGGCGTCGTCCGAGTCAAAATCAGCTGTGTCGACATCTGTCGAGGCGGTCCGATCCTGGCCATCATGCCCGATGGAATCTGGTACGGTGGATGCACGCCCGCAGTCATCGATCGGATTTTGATGGAACATCTTGCCAATGGCAAACCGGTGGAAGAATATGTCATTGCTTCTAAAAGCCTCTGA
- the mgtE gene encoding magnesium transporter — MLPDPETHTIVPGPTSVDDLRELIESDAVNDAALVLDRMSEDERSIAVTGLPTEAAADLIEHLVEEQAAEILEQLAPNVAALILEELTSDVRADLIAELATDSASQILDVMSPEEAEETKELSRYDPESAGGLMVTELLAFESSTTVQGVFDDLTTNSDLYRDIDVQYSFVVENDRLVGVLPMRDLFLAKRSTPLREMMIKDPIAVRDDTDMDTLEDVFDNHHFLGIPVVNPAGELVGVVQRTAMEHALAAHDRSDYLKSQGIIGGEEIRSLPVAERARRRLSWLSVNILLNIVAASVIAMFQDTLSSVIALAVFLPIISDMSGCSGNQAVAVSMRELSLGLIRPSELLRVWGKEISVGTINGICLGLLVGMAAFLWKGDPMLGFVVGSALCLNTMVAVSIGGMVPLLMKRFGFDPAIASGPILTTITDMFGFFLVLSMASVLLV, encoded by the coding sequence ATGCTTCCGGATCCTGAAACCCACACGATTGTGCCTGGCCCGACTTCGGTTGACGACCTCCGTGAACTGATCGAATCGGACGCGGTCAACGATGCCGCGCTTGTGTTGGACCGAATGTCCGAAGACGAGCGGTCGATCGCGGTGACCGGATTGCCGACCGAAGCGGCGGCGGACTTGATCGAGCATTTGGTGGAAGAGCAGGCCGCCGAGATTCTTGAGCAGCTTGCTCCGAACGTCGCTGCGTTGATCTTGGAGGAATTGACGAGCGATGTGCGGGCCGACTTGATTGCCGAGTTGGCCACCGATTCCGCGTCGCAAATTTTGGATGTCATGTCGCCCGAGGAGGCGGAAGAAACCAAGGAACTCAGCCGCTATGATCCGGAATCGGCCGGCGGTTTGATGGTGACGGAACTGTTGGCATTCGAGTCCAGTACGACGGTGCAAGGCGTCTTTGATGATCTGACGACAAACTCGGATTTGTACCGTGACATCGACGTCCAGTACAGCTTTGTCGTGGAAAACGATCGACTCGTCGGTGTCTTACCGATGAGAGACCTATTTCTGGCGAAACGATCGACTCCTCTTCGAGAGATGATGATCAAGGACCCGATTGCGGTCCGTGATGATACCGACATGGACACGTTGGAGGACGTTTTTGATAACCATCACTTCCTTGGCATTCCTGTGGTCAACCCTGCCGGAGAACTGGTTGGTGTGGTCCAGCGAACGGCGATGGAGCATGCGTTGGCGGCCCATGACCGTAGCGACTACTTGAAATCACAGGGGATCATCGGCGGTGAAGAAATTCGCAGTTTGCCAGTTGCGGAACGAGCCCGACGGCGTTTGTCGTGGCTGAGTGTCAACATCTTGCTAAACATCGTTGCCGCAAGTGTGATCGCCATGTTTCAAGACACGCTTTCGTCCGTCATTGCGTTGGCCGTTTTTCTACCGATCATTTCCGACATGAGTGGCTGCAGCGGCAATCAGGCGGTTGCGGTCAGTATGCGAGAATTGTCATTAGGGTTGATTCGACCCAGCGAACTGCTGCGAGTGTGGGGCAAAGAGATCTCGGTTGGAACGATCAACGGCATTTGCCTAGGGCTGCTGGTTGGAATGGCGGCATTTTTATGGAAAGGCGATCCGATGTTAGGATTCGTCGTCGGTTCAGCACTCTGTTTGAACACGATGGTCGCCGTATCGATTGGCGGGATGGTTCCGCTGTTGATGAAGCGGTTCGGTTTTGACCCTGCGATCGCATCCGGACCGATTCTCACCACCATCACCGACATGTTCGGATTTTTCTTGGTCTTGAGTATGGCTAGCGTGTTGTTGGTTTAG